The window GCAGAACGAAATGACAAGCATACAGGTATAACTTGATTTTCAAACATGTTGACTGCTTGTGGAATCTGAGACTTGAGTGTTGAAAACTTTGGAACTTTCTCTGTGAGCCATGATATAGAGATCTTGTTCCGAAGCTTGAAATAGAGATCTTGCAGCCAGATACTTGACATAGATTACGCTGAGATAGttgaagatttgattttgaagtttatttcctgtttttttttttttttttttttaggaggGCAGGATCTGCGTGATAGATTCTCAGGTGCAGTTGAAGCATTCGCCAGACGAAATGTATCGAGTCAAGGGATTCGCCCTAAGCACAATTTTTCTGATGATGCTTCCAAAGAAGtggttagttttcttttatgatATCTTTCTTTGCATCTTCTATAGCTGTACCTCGTCTGCGAATTGTGTTTCTgacttaaaaagttttattctgCCGAGTGTATGGCATCATTCATGAGATTTGTTTACTTCATCATCCAAAAGTGATTGATCTCATATTGATGTTTGTTACAATATGCAGCAAGTGTCTGAAAAAACTCGAAATGAGATTGCCACAAAGATGGCAGTGATGTCGAGCAGCCAACCTGGCTCATCAGGTGAGCTGAGTGAGAACCGCACAAATAAACTTTATTCAAGCGGTGTTGAAAAGATTCAACCGGGCCAAGAATCTAAGCCATCCACAAGGCTTGGGCGTGATGACGGCCTGATGAGAAGCTTCGATCTGCTTACCATTGGTTCTGGAAAGCGGAAATGAGTCTCACCATAAAAAAGATTGTGGGGTTTGGAAAAATCTGCAAGTGTGAAAGCAATAAAAACACGACAGTCCATTTTCCCTtgggaagaagaggagagaaagtAATCCGTCTCCCACTTTATGTGTATATGTAACTTGTAACATaagtaatttatttaatattaattgaaTTTGGTCAATTACTCAAATCTATTAATAGAAGTTAAAAGTGTCTGAAGCTAAAAAATGGGATTGCCTATGAGAATGTTTGGTCTGAAGCTCACATTTAAGTTCATTTGTGGGAGACAGAAGAGACCATTCAGTTTTGGAAGTTGATGATGGGAACACTTTGGTTTggagaaatcaagaaacaagcCTCTTCGTTTCTTAAAGACGAGTACAATGTTGCTAGACTTGTCCTCACCGATGTTACCGAAGTTGAGCTGTGAGACTTTACTAAGAACATAATTAGCTAACCAATTATGATGACTATATTGAACTCTCTAATTCTTAGGTTAGTAGAAGAGGTTACAAGTGATGATCCTACTTCACCAGACGCTAAAACGATGACGAAAATAGCTGAGGCATCGTTCCATACAGTGGACTATTGGAGAATCTCGTTGATGTTCTTCATAGAAAGTATGATTTCattgaattaattttgttttctgttggAGATTATTATGACGATTAAGGGATGATTAAGATAATGACTTTGAATTTCAGAAAATGCTCTCCAAACAGGTTTAGTCGAACCGGATTACAACACAAGAAATACTGCTTTTGCTAATCCTGTTTAAAGCTTCTTCAGCTAAACATTTTGCAGCTTCTTTAGGATCTTCTATGTGTCTGATTAGGTTAATCGCTTCTTGATTCTTCATCACCTGTAACCAAAATCGATTTCGCTAAGTGATTTGATCGTTCTGTATTTTGATATTAATTGATTGATCTTGATCTTACCTCCCAAATCCCATAGCTACCAATAATGATAAACTCTGTATctgaattaatattttctgtAACAACTACAAGTTCTGAATTTCTTGGATCTGATTCATCTTCTGTTTCTCCTTGTTTACATACTAAAATTGCAACATGTAAAGAAAAGATTTAAgatctcattttgttttcttctcacaCAAGTAATCTATACAATGAAAGCAAAACCggtttgaagaaacaaaacctggaAAGAGAAGTTGTGACCAATTTTTTGTTAAGTATCTCCGATTCTTATCTCTGATTTGATAAGCCTCGCCGTCTCTACAAACCACCACTCTATGGCCGCCTATACTCGCCAGAGCTACCTTCTCTCCATTCACCACGGCCACCAAAGCAGCTGAGCCACCGGTTCTCTCGTCCTCAGCGTATGCTCTTCTCATAGTCTCTTTACACTTTCTCATAATTCCGAGCTGAAAAAAATGTCCCAAATACATTTTGCCTCACTTGTAAAGGTAAAACATAGACTATATTCTGTAGTCATAATTTTAATTACCTCACTAGGAAGCTTATCAAATAAATGGTTTTGCATATATTTGACCATCTCTTTCCCTGTTTCAGAATTTGAAACTCCAAATAACCAAACCTCAAGCTCTTCATTTTGCTGCTCTCTCTGTACGAAAACCAAATCTTCATTCGATGAATTGTCGGTATAGCTTGACCGGTCAACGGTATAGTATCCGTGAGAAACCGGAGTTAACCatgatggtttcttcttcttccttctccttccaTCTCCAACTACAAGTCTATTAAACCGGAACGCCTGTTGGATACACCATTCTTAAAGATtacaaactttatatatatatatatatattgtgaggTTTTGAAGAAtacaagaggaagaaagaaaaattatgacCTTGAACATGAAAGGGAGATCTAAGAAGGCCATCCTCGTTCATAGCTTCTTCTTATTTGCTTACACTATCTTATAAACTTTCAA is drawn from Camelina sativa cultivar DH55 chromosome 1, Cs, whole genome shotgun sequence and contains these coding sequences:
- the LOC104788356 gene encoding putative protein phosphatase 2C-like protein 44, which encodes MAFLDLPFMFKAFRFNRLVVGDGRRRKKKKPSWLTPVSHGYYTVDRSSYTDNSSNEDLVFVQREQQNEELEVWLFGVSNSETGKEMVKYMQNHLFDKLPSELGIMRKCKETMRRAYAEDERTGGSAALVAVVNGEKVALASIGGHRVVVCRDGEAYQIRDKNRRYLTKNWSQLLFPVCKQGETEDESDPRNSELVVVTENINSDTEFIIIGSYGIWEVMKNQEAINLIRHIEDPKEAAKCLAEEALNRISKSSISCVVIRFD